The DNA sequence CCTACTGCAACATTTAGGATAAACAGAATTTACATTGACAGCATGAACACCAGGGAAGTAAGAAAGACTGTTAAGGGTTGTAAATGTTAAGATTTACATTAAAGCATATAAGAATTGAATTGTAACTTTAATCTTTCTCCCTAAAGTGGACCCTGAACAGGCTCAGAGGATGCGAGAAACTGGGCTTCAACTGATCCAGAAAGCCTTAGCTGTGCTGCAGATCTTTGCTTTGAGCCAGTTTGGATGCGCTGCAGGGCATATGCCCCAGAATGTGTGGTCTCAGGGGGGCGAGTCTCAAGATTATGGCCCTCTGCTGAAGAAACTGGAAGGAGCTGTGGAGCGCGTACGTCTCCAAGCCTCTCGCCAGCAGCCAGCCCCTCAGGTGGAACATGTGGTCAGTTACACCACCTGCCTGTCACCAGGAGGACCTCGGGACGAACTCACCGCTTCTGTACGAAAGGAGTTGGCCGTGGCACTGCGGGACCTGCTCGCCCATGGCCTGTACACTCCTTCTCAGGGCATGAGCCTGGTGCTGGTCCCCATTTCCTGCCTGTTTCCCTTCAGCGCTTCTCCACAGACCTTGCATCCGTGGGAACTCTTTGTCAAGTACTATCAATCCAAAAACGGCCAGGCCTTTGTGGAGTCCCCCGCCCGCCAGCTCTCACAGTCTTTTAGTTTGCCTGTAGGGGATGGACCTGTGACGGTCACACCAAAGCAGTCTCTGTTATGGGCCATTCATACTGTGCTTAAAGAGCATGGGAGATATAAACGTAGTGCAGACTCTGAGTTTAAGGCCTTAGTGTGCATGGCACTCAATGAGCAGAGGCTTCTGTCCTGGCTCAACCTGCTGTGTAAGTCTGGGACGTTAATACACTCGCACTACCAGCCGTGGAGCTACATGGCCCAAACGGGCTTTGAGGGTGCTTTGCGCATACTGGGCCGCCTCAGCCATCTCAAGTTCAGCCTACCTGTAGACTTGGCCGTCAGACAGCTGAAAAATATTAAAGATGCTTTTTAAGCAAACTAAAATGTTGGAAGTTTGTGTAATATAAAAAAGGATATGCAGTTGAGTATGCTATAGCACTAATtatctgcttaaagggatagtttataccaaaatgaaaattcttttgaGGTACTCTGATAGCACTTTTCCACTGACATGGTTCGGGggcgggttcctgggccggtgcgaaTTCTTGAACTGTTCCGCGTGATTCCACCACAGAAAAGGCCGTTCCGGGGCCGAAAACCTGGTTTGACACTGGTCCCAAAACTTGCTGGTAAACACAGAATCgccggtgtcctctgcagctgatctcagtgaGTTATTATATTTgtcaactttgttagctttccttacactgtTTTCCTCTtaatttgtgcattgttttgttcagtaagggCATTTTTGACCAGCCACTCTAACTTCGGAAGATCGCGGCTATCTGTCAAGTAAACTTAGGGATTCtcaatcaaaatgtaaacataatattatatgctatggcaaaactccaaatataaccatctgctacaccaatgttaataattattccactgtaacagtttacagaatttaccaagttaagccatagttcatacaaaataatgtaattacattacctgtcgtctTTAGTGTAGATGTTGTCTCTGACAGTCTTGTTAAGCAGTGTAATAACATTGGATTGCATTACTccgtatatttaaatatgtcctcaaaaacaagagtaaaagctgtacacaaacactgttgtgacttgccatgtttgtttatgggcAGGTAAGTTAGTCGCGTAACTCATTATGTCACGTTTGTTTctgaagtcagtggaaaagtgcgGCCGGCTTACAAAAGGATCCAGATTGCCCCGGGTGTGAACTAGCAGAGCACacatttcggtggaaaagggctatcagAAGAGTGAGTTCTCTGGAATAAGAACAGTTAATATGAAAGTGATTTCAAAATGAAGCAGCCCATGTActttttttaaagggatggttcacctaaaaaatgaaaattgtcttatcatttattcaccctcatgccaacccagatgtgtatgactttctttcttctgctgaacacaaacaaagatttttagaagattttctcagctctgtaggtctatatagtggatggtgatcagcaatTTAAAGTTTCTAAAAGCACAGACagtgagcataaaagtaatccatatgactccagtggataagtCTATAtcttcaggagtgatatgataggtgagggtgagaaacagatcaatatataagtccttttttgcctgaaattcttctccctgcccagtagggggtgatatgcatgaagaatgtgaatcaccaaaaacacaagaagaatgtgaaagtgatctgtttctcacccacacctatcatatagcttctgaagacactgatttaaccactggagtcttatggattacttttatgctgacttgtgtgatttttggagcttcaaaattttggcaaccattcacttgcattgtatggaccaaaagagcttaaatattctacTGAAaaacttcatttgagttcagcagatgaaagaaagtcatacacatctgggatggcatgagggtgagtaaatgatgagagaattttcatttttgggtgaactattcctttaaggctcaaCGTTGATTTTGGCCCATGTAACATGTAACCTTTGGGTGGATTTGTTATGGCCAGCTTTTACCAAAATCAACAATACTACTGTATGTTGATTTATTACTTGAACTCTTCTCAAGGGCCATGTTAAAGGTCATTGTGTATGTTGGAGATCATCTACTGTATCTAAATTAGGTAAACATGAACTAAAGTGAAATATTAACTGACCACTTTAATGCGATTTGTTTTGTTATAAACCTTATGAGACCAAGTTACAATTAAAAAACTGACACCGTACTAAATTATGGGACAGTGGTTCACCCTCAACAAATAATATTGCTTTTCATTTAATAGTGATTTGTATTTGCATTACTCGAGGTGATGTCTTTACATTTCAGACACTGGAATTGTGCATATCAGGTTTGAGTCATTTCAGCTCTGCTACTCTTTGTGTGTCCTGATCACTGTCTGAGAAGACCATGCATGCTGGTGAGACCTCACATAGGTCAAACAATACACTCAGGTCATTTAGTACAAAGTGAGAAAAACAATAACATAGAAATTGTCATCTGTGTTGGTAAATCACTGAATTCTCTCCACTGCTTTCATTCCACTGCCTGGCCCATTTCAACCAGTTGCCACTTGAAAATGATTGTAGAAAACTGATGAGATTATCAGAATCCTATGAGCACATGAGGTCAATAGAGTTCATCAGAGAACCATATTGAATATGAGACTGATTTGCTGTGCATTAATGTTCTGCCACCATTCAGAGGCTCTGCTTGAATATATTGTTGTCAATTCTTGTTTACTGCTCTAAAATATTGAATGTACAATCCTTGAAATTGTATCCTGCAACCTGATTCCACATTACATATTAAACTGCCCTGAATACTGATTTAACAAATGAATGGAGGAAGAGAGGGTGATTGTTACCTTCTCCAGTAAATTGATTCAGGATTCAATGTATTTTTCTGCACCATCCGAATATGTATGGATGTTTGTGATGCATTAAAGGAGTCACGAGGAATCaaaatttcctttttattttgacatttaagagttcactgtactataaaaacacactgtaatttccagaactcaaaacttccttccgcatttgttgaaaccaagctgccaaaatgactcattctctactttgccccacattgtgatgtcacactgtggtagacatttgttTCTGAActcctccacaacaacacatcaatgcctattttaccTTATCGCTTCTGTAgcctgcccagtagtggtgagcagtgagatggcaagaagagagctggtcagtcaagagcagagagccaatcataactgtgggcatttactgtcaagtcttaaaggagaagcagcaccaaaaccaagtgtttctgacagatGGTCAGAATGAAGGtggatgttttacaaatatatgactgtttttttgtgcaaaaaactttactaatgttATAAGTGAACCTAAAGGaacttataataaaaataaaaaaaggcatgtcatgaccgcTTTAATGGTCTCAATTATGCCATTTGATCTTTTCTTTGTCTGGAAAGACAATTGGCCTATTTTCTATCCTTTTGGTTCATCTTTGTGTTCATACTGTATCTCTTAAGGAATTACTGTTCTGTTCTGAATTATTGTATGTCTTCTTTGGCACAAATTATACTTCCATGACAGACACTATATCAAAGAAGccgtgattttaaaaaaaaaaaaacagtgtcagttatattaaattttttatgtgcCATCATTTTTGGATGTAATGATGGTGAATTTTCAGTAATTACATGGATTAAATGTTCTGAATGCTCCTCTGCACATTTTCTCTAGGACTGAGTTAAGAATGGCACACTACCATAACTACTCTTAACTTTTTTGCCATATCTTTATACGGCAAAAATATAAAGATtaatatggtagtatgccattctgaactcagtcACTTCCATTATCTTTCTCTTTCGTCCTAATCTGTATTTCTcctaggtaacactttacaataatgttccatttgttaacattagttaacatgaactaacaatgaataatacttttacatcattttataatcttggttaatgttaatgtttcatcatatactaatacatttttaaaattaaaagatgtatttgttaacattagttaatgcatgaacCAACAATTATCAATtggattttttattaactaataattgctgtaaaaaatacaggtgcatctcaataaattagaatgtcgtgaaaaagttcatttatttcagtaattcaactcaaattgtgaaactcgtgtattaaataaattcaatgcacacagactgaagtagtttaagtctttggttcttttaattgtgatgattttggctcacatttaacaaaaacccaccaattcactatctcaaaaaattagaatatggtgacatgccaatcagctaatcaactcaaaacacctgcaaagttttcctgagccttcaaaatggtctctctacacaatcatggggaagactgctgatctgacagttgtccagaagacaatcattgacacccttcacaaggagggtaagccacaaacattcattgccaaagaagctggctgttcacagagtgctgtatccaagcatgttaacagaaagtggagtggaaggaaaaagtgtggaagaaaaagatgcacaaccaaccgagagaaccgcagccttatgattgtcaagcaaaatcgattcaagaatttgggtgaacttcacaaggaatggactgaggctggggtcaaggcatcaagagccaccacacacagacatgtcaaggaatttggctacagttgttgtattcctcttgttaagccactcctgaaccacagacaacgtcagaggcatcttacctgggctaaggagaagaagaactagactgttgcccaatgttccaaagtcctcttttcagatgagagcaagtttgtatttcatttggaaaccaaggtcctagagtctggaggaagggtggagaagctcgtagtccaagttgcttgaagtccagtgttaagtttccacagtctgtgatgatctggggtgcaatgtcatctgctggtgttggtccattgtgttttttgaaaaccaaagtcactgcacccgtttaccaagaaattttggagcacttcatgcttccttctgctgaccagctttttaaagatgctgatttcattttccagcaggatttggcacctgcccacactgccaaaagcaccaaaagttggttaaatgaccatggtgttggtgtgcttgactggccagcaaactcaccagacctgaaccccatagagaatctatggggtattgtcaagaggaaaatgagaaacaagagaccaaaaaatgcagatgagctgaaggccactgtcaaagaaacctgggcttccataccacctcagcagtgccacaaactgatcacctccatgccacgccgaattgaggcagtaattaaagcaaaaggagcccctaccaagtattgagtacatatacagtaaatgaacatactttccagaaggccaacaattcactaaaaatgttttttttattggtcttatgatgtattctaattttttgagatagtgaattggtgggtttttgttaaatgtgagccaaaatcatcacaattaaaagaaccaaagacttaaactacttcagtctgtgtgcattgaatttatttaatacacgagtttcacaatttgagttgaattactgaaataaatgaacttttccatgacattctaatttattgagatgcacctgtatattgtccattgttagttcatgatacctaatgcattaactaatgttaaccaatggaaacttattgtaaagtgtcgccattaaattaatatatttataacttTCGATCATCAAATCATCAAGCTGGAGTAGTGGATACTTTTATCTGTTCTCTAACACATTAATAATCAATTTATGAATTGTTGTGAAAAACCAAATAAAATTTCCAGGCaaattaaaacctgttttgttgttattgttttcagtTCGCAAGAGTAGCATCCACTCaaagaaaaaatccattaaattgaattgtgcGAACTTGAACACAATTTAATTACTAAAACGtaaaatatttagctttttttgtttttaatttgatttcgttacattttataatgaaattgaaatgcgaaaatcttaaaattattatttattatttgagtGTAGTATTAAAACATTCTTTAAACGTTTAGTTGATATTTTATGATATGGCAGTAGAAGGTGACATGCTGAAATAAAAACCATATGGGGAATTATGTGCCATATTGATGGCATTAGAATgggtggaaaaaaacaaaacaaacagagtcTTGTAGTGATTCAGTCTCTGCCCTGTACAGTCTTATATCAGGTGTGACCAGTAATCGTCAGGATTTAATCTTGTATCTTAATATCATTACACTCAAGAATAAGGAAACAAGGCACTGACATCATATTCATTTAGATTCCCGCTCATACAGGCATTATGGGTAATGAAAGAGTGGACAGACTAGCCAAACaagctgttaaaaaagaaaacagacacaAATATTAGTATCTCAAAATCATAAGGAAAGAGTATTGTATGGAGAGAAATTATTAAAGAGTGGCAGCAGCAGTGGGATCAAGAGATAGACATTTCTATTCCATTTAAATAGAGTTGATATTGTGAAAGTAGGGGAGGAAACAGAAAAGAGGAAACAATCAAGACTAGGTTAAGAATAGGACACAGTAATCTGAATCGTACACTTCACATTATAGGAAAACATCCAACCGGCTTTTGTGATCATTGTCAGGTATCAGAAACTGTAGAGCATGTGCTTGTCAATTGCAGGAAATATGAAGCAGAAAGAAATGACATGATGGAAGAAATGGAAAGATTTGGAATATCAGGAACAGGAGTAAAGAGTATACTGGAGAGTGGTGGGAATGGACAAGGTGATGCTTGAACTGCTTCCTAATAAGAACAGGATTGATGGGGCGAATATGACATACTGGACAATTTAGGAGTTAGATAACTCCAGAAGATGGCAGTAGTGCAACATAAAGGATGCAAGCTGCCTGTAAAACCCAAAGAAGAAGAAGCGGATCGAGTAATAACAAGGGCACGCCGTAGCCCAGTATtcactttattttgtttgtttttgcctaatactgctggtcattttggtaatttatcagccagtgtggcataaaatatatgataaagtaaatgtttttaaaaaataaataaataaataaataaaattaactattaaataaataaataaaaaataaaaaagggcaaGCCGTAGAACAGTCGACGGAAATACGTCATCCAGCACTGGTGTCAACGGTCACGCTCGTCCTTTCCACTTCCTTTCCTGTTTTCGTCGGCCACAGAGTACCATCAGTAAGTTTCATACACGAGAAAATAATCTATGTCCATCGACTAAGAAATAAGCACCGTCGGTCCCACTTACTTGTCATTAACAGAGAGAATATCCATATCGATTACATAAAATGTTTATTGACTGAATACAATTAAAACACTAAGAGATAAATAGGTTTGTCACTCCGTCTCTTACGAGAGCCTTTTTTCCATCTCCACGATAGCTAAAGAAGTAACTGCAGTATGCGTTTATTATCGCTCCTATGCGATACAAATGAATGTTTAAATAATATTCAATAAACCTGCATTTAGAAATGTTTAATACGCTGAACATTGTTCCTGAGACATATTAATACATCTGTATATTTACCAGTTAC is a window from the Myxocyprinus asiaticus isolate MX2 ecotype Aquarium Trade chromosome 13, UBuf_Myxa_2, whole genome shotgun sequence genome containing:
- the LOC127449775 gene encoding RUN domain-containing protein 1-like — its product is MSTEDLSTSDSEAAFAGAGERWAPVGAVASPEDEQWKRDTQAGAAASGETDMVARLRKLEDEQEQLNSSLLALTSHFAQVQFRLKQIVHAQSEEKERMLLELEEFAFKGCPHVIECRAQNAQMLENSNEREKRERLEAQRKKQKELIFQLKTQLDDLEHFAYQEGSYDSLPQSVLMERQRVIIDELIKKLDVNLNEDIGNLTPEELRQRVDAAIAQIVNPARVKEQLVEQLKTQIRDLEMFIKFIQDEVGNPLLNDGANSQQARAAGPNTGATGGMKQVDPEQAQRMRETGLQLIQKALAVLQIFALSQFGCAAGHMPQNVWSQGGESQDYGPLLKKLEGAVERVRLQASRQQPAPQVEHVVSYTTCLSPGGPRDELTASVRKELAVALRDLLAHGLYTPSQGMSLVLVPISCLFPFSASPQTLHPWELFVKYYQSKNGQAFVESPARQLSQSFSLPVGDGPVTVTPKQSLLWAIHTVLKEHGRYKRSADSEFKALVCMALNEQRLLSWLNLLCKSGTLIHSHYQPWSYMAQTGFEGALRILGRLSHLKFSLPVDLAVRQLKNIKDAF